A single region of the Lycium barbarum isolate Lr01 chromosome 2, ASM1917538v2, whole genome shotgun sequence genome encodes:
- the LOC132627134 gene encoding protein CELLULOSE SYNTHASE INTERACTIVE 3-like gives MSKSSFPELSDRKVSSSSQKNSEANGTAEMDDQEKTMSTVAQLIEQLHANKSSPHEKELTTARLLGITKARKEARGLICSHGQAMPLFIFILRNGTPLAKVNVAATLSILCKDEDLRLKVLLGGCIPPLLSVLKSESGEARKTAAEAIFQVSSSGLSDDPIGTKIFVTEGVVPTLWEQLNPKQKQDKTVEGFVTGALRNLCGDKDGYWRATLEGGGVDIIVGLLSSDNAAAQSNAASLLARVMLAFSDSIPKIIDSGAIKALLSLLHQKNDVCVRASAAEALEVLSLKSTEAKKAVVESQGLPILIGAVVAPSKECMQGEGGELLQRHAIQALSNLCGGMCALVLYLGELSQSPRLAAPVADIIGALAYALMVFELNAEERFDAAKVENILIMLLKPRDNKLVQERLLEALASLYGNAYLSNLVHQSESKKVLTGLITMASGDVQEYLILSLIQLCCDGLSVWDAIGKREGIQLLISLLGLSSEQHQEYAVAMLAILTDQVDDSKWAITAAGGIPPLVQLLEMGSQKAKEDAAHVMYNLCCHSEDIRACVESAGAIHSFLWLLKNGGPKGQEASARSLTKLITTADSATINQLLLLLKGDSPSSKAHVIKVLGHVLTMASQYDLVHKGAAANEGLRSLVEVLNSSNEKTQEYAASVLADLFSSRHDICDSLATDEVVNQCMKLLTSNTPVVATQSARALGALSRPTKEKSTNKMLYIAEGDVRPLIKLAKTASIDSAETAMAALANLLSDLEIAAEALAEDVVSALTRILGEGSLEGKKNASRGLHQLLRHFPVGDVLTGTAQCRFAVLAIAESLKAMSADGTDAADALDVIALLARAKQGTHSTYNPWTALAEVPSSLESLICCLCEGSPLVQDKAIEILSRLCGDQPVVLGDLLVSRSRSIGALADRVMNSSSLEVRVGGTALVICAAKEHKVQSMDALYASGYLKPLIYALVDMMKKNSNCSSLEIEVATPRGFTERTPFGEGNEFEVPDPAMVLGGTVALWLLSIISSFHINSKSTVLEAGGLEALADKLARHTSNLQAEFEDAEGMWISALLLSILFQDANIVSSPTSMRFIPLLAHLLKSDEMIDRFFAAQAIASLVCQRDKGINLSIANSGAIAGLVSLIGHIEIDMPNLVALSEEFLLVRNPDQVALENIFEIEDVRIGSTARKTIPLLVDLLKPLPDRPGAPPLAVRLLIQIADVNDANKLIMAEAGALEALTKYLSLSPQDLTEATISELLRILFSNSDLLRHEAAVSCTIQLIAVLHLGSRSARLSAARALNELFDAENIRDSEGSIQAIQPLVDMLDSALESEQQVSLSALIKLTSESDSKASLMADLERNPLGSLHRILASPSSLELKSDAAELCFVLFGDPKIRALPIASKCVEPLVMLMQSDAERAVESAVCAFERLLDDEQLVELASAYDLVDLLVHLICGSNHRLSDASICALIKLGKDRTPRKMDMVKAGIIENCLEILPTASNSLCSTIAELFRILTNSSAISRSPSAAKIVEPLFMVLLRSDFGLWGQHSALQTLVNILEKPQSLATLNLSPSQVIEPLISFLESPAQAIQQLGTELLSHLLAQEHFKQDITTKNAVVPLVQLAGIGILNLQQTAIRALENISLSWPKAVADAGGIFELAKVIVQDDPVPPVALWESAAMVLCNVLCSNSDYYFKVPLVVLVKMLRSTVESTITLALDALLVHEKADISSAELMAEAGAIDALLDLLRSHQCEEASGRLLEALFNNVRIRELKVSKYAIAPLAQYLLDPQSRSQDGRLLAALALGDLSQHEGLARASDSVSACRALISLLEDQPTEEMQMVAICALQNFVMRSRTNRRAVAEAGGILMVQELLLAPNSEIAAQASMLIRFLFSNHTLQEYVSNELIRSLTAALEKELWATATANEEILRTIHVIFSNFPKLHVSDAATLCIPHLVSALQAGNEAAQDSVLTTLCLLKQSWSTMPMDVSKSQAMVAAEAIPILQMLMKTCPPSFHDRADSLLHCLPGCLTVTINRANNLKQVMGGTNAFCQLTIGNGPSRQTKVVSNSTSPEWKEGFTWAFEVPPKGQKLHILCRSKNTFGKTTIGRVTIQIDKVVSEGMYSGLFSISHDNNKDGSSRTLEIEITWSSRMPSDSE, from the exons ATGTCAAAATCTTCTTTCCCTGAATTGAGCGACAGGAAGGTTTCATCCTCTTCTCAGAAGAACAG CGAGGCCAATGGAACTGCTGAAATGGATGATCAGGAAAAGACGATGTCAACGGTTGCTCAACTTATTGAGCAGCTGCATGCAAATAAATCTTCCCCACATGAAAAAGAACTTACTACAGCACGCTTGCTCGGCATAACCAAAGCAAGAAAGGAAGCACGAGGTCTTATTTGTTCACATGGCCAAGCAATGCCACTATTCATATTCATTCTCAGAAATGGCACTCCTTTGGCAAAAGTAAATGTTGCTGCAACCTTATCTATATTATGTAAAGACGAAGACTTAAGGTTGAAGGTTCTTCTAGGTGGATGTATTCCACCTCTACTTTCAGTTTTGAAGTCGGAATCCGGTGAAGCAAGGAAGACAGCTGCAGAAGCAATTTTTCAGGTGTCATCTAGTGGACTTTCCGATGATCCTATCGGCACCAAAATATTTGTTACAGAAGGTGTCGTACCAACTTTGTGGGAACAGCTTAACCCAAAGCAGAAACAGGATAAAACAGTAGAAGGATTTGTGACTGGGGCTTTGAGAAATCTCTGTGGTGATAAAGATGGATATTGGAGAGCAACACTTGAGGGTGGTGGAGTTGACATTATTGTAGGACTTCTCTCTTCTGATAATGCTGCAGCTCAATCAAATGCAGCTTCTCTATTGGCCCGGGTAATGTTGGCATTCAGTGATAGCATTCCAAAAATAATTGATTCTGGAGCAATCAAAGCTCTCCTAAGCCTCTTACATCAGAAAAATGATGTGTGTGTTCGTGCCAGTGCAGCTGAGGCTTTAGAGGTTCTTTCTCTCAAATCAACCGAAGCAAAGAAAGCTGTTGTTGAGTCACAGGGTTTGCCAATTCTCATAGGGGCTGTCGTAGCTCCATCCAAAGAATGTATGCAAGGCGAAGGAGGAGAGCTTCTGCAGCGGCACGCAATACAAGCGTTATCCAATTTATGCGGTGGAATGTGTGCTCTCGTGCTGTATCTTGGTGAACTTTCTCAGTCCCCGAGGTTAGCTGCTCCTGTTGCTGATATAATTGGAGCACTTGCTTATGCTCTTATGGTCTTTGAGCTCAATGCAGAAGAGCGTTTTGATGCAGCAAAGGTTGAGAATATTCTAATAATGCTTCTAAAGCCACGAGATAATAAGTTGGTCCAGGAACGTCTCCTTGAGGCGTTGGCAAGTCTTTATGGCAATGCTTATCTTTCAAATCTGGTCCATCAATCAGAATCTAAGAAGGTTCTTACGGGCCTCATAACAATGGCCAGTGGTGATGTACAGGAGTATCTGATACTCTCCCTAATACAGTTATGTTGTGATGGATTGAGTGTCTGGGATGCAATTGGAAAGAGAGAAGGAATTCAGTTACTGATATCACTGCTGGGCTTATCCAGTGAGCAACATCAAGAGTATGCTGTTGCGATGCTTGCAATCCTAACTGACCAAGTTGATGACAGCAAGTGGGCAATCACTGCTGCTGGTGGGATTCCGCCGCTTGTTCAGCTACTAGAAATGGGGTCTCAGAAGGCTAAGGAAGATGCAGCACATGTTATGTATAACCTGTGCTGCCATAGTGAAGACATCCGTGCCTGTGTTGAGAGTGCTGGAGCTATACACTCGTTCTTGTGGCTTCTGAAAAATGGTGGACCAAAGGGACAAGAAGCATCAGCTAGATCCCTAACAAAACTAATCACTACTGCTGATTCGGCTACCATAAATCAATTGCTACTGTTGCTGAAGGGAGATTCACCAAGCTCAAAGGCCCATGTAATTAAGGTGTTAGGTCATGTGCTTACCATGGCATCTCAGTATGACCTTGTACATAAAGGGGCTGCTGCTAACGAAGGGCTAAGATCACTTGTCGAAGTACTAAATTCCTCTAATGAAAAGACTCAAGAATATGCTGCCTCTGTCCTGGCAGACCTATTCAGCAGTCGACATGATATTTGTGATAGCCTCGCAACAGATGAAGTGGTTAATCAATGCATGAAGCTTTTGACTAGCAATACTCCAGTTGTTGCGACACAGTCAGCTCGAGCCTTGGGTGCTTTGTCCCGTCCAACAAAAGAGAAATCTACAAATAAGATGCTTTATATTGCTGAAGGGGATGTAAGACCACTAATTAAGTTGGCTAAAACTGCATCTATTGATTCTGCAGAGACTGCAATGGCTGCTTTAGCCAATCTGTTGTCTGATCTGGAGATAGCAGCGGAAGCACTGGCTGAAGATGTTGTTTCAGCTTTGACTCGAATTTTAGGAGAAGGATCATTAGAAGGTAAGAAAAATGCATCACGTGGCCTTCATCAACTATTGAGGCATTTTCCAGTGGGAGATGTACTGACAGGAACCGCTCAGTGTCGATTTGCTGTTCTTGCTATTGCGGAATCCTTAAAAGCAATGAGTGCAGACGGAACTGATGCTGCAGACGCTTTAGATGTTATTGCACTTCTTGCTAGGGCAAAGCAAGGCACACATTCGACATACAACCCCTGGACTGCCCTTGCTGAAGTTCCATCTAGTTTAGAGTCTCTTATATGTTGCCTCTGTGAGGGATCTCCCCTGGTCCAGGATAAAGCAATAGAAATTCTATCTAGGCTTTGTGGAGATCAACCAGTTGTGCTAGGTGACCTGTTAGTGTCAAGATCCAGGTCAATAGGTGCATTGGCTGATAGAGTAATGAACTCAAGCAGTCTCGAAGTAAGAGTTGGTGGGACAGCATTGGTTATTTGTGCTGCCAAGGAACACAAAGTTCAGTCAATGGATGCACTTTATGCGTCTGGATACTTGAAACCTCTTATATATGCATTAGTTGATATGATGAAGAAAAACTCCAACTGTTCTTCCCTAGAAATTGAAGTCGCAACCCCTAGGGGTTTCACAGAAAGAACTCCATTTGGGGAAGGAAATGAGTTTGAAGTTCCAGATCCAGCAATGGTCTTGGGGGGTACTGTTGCCCTTTGGCTGCTATCAATAATTTCATCATTTCATATAAATAGCAAATCTACTGTTCTGGAAGCAGGGGGACTTGAGGCCCTTGCTGACAAGCTTGCAAGACACACTTCCAATCTACAG GCAGAGTTTGAAGATGCAGAGGGCATGTGGATCAGTGCGTTGCTTTTGTCTATATTATTCCAAGATGCCAATATAGTATCCTCTCCAACATCCATGCGTTTTATACCCTTGCTTGCACATCTTCTGAAATCTGATGAAATGATAGATCGATTTTTTGCTGCTCAGGCAATAGCTAGTCTTGTTTGTCAGAGGGACAAGGGGATAAATCTTAGTATTGCGAATTCAGGTGCAATTGCTGGTTTGGTGAGCTTGATTGGTCACATTGAAATAGATATGCCGAATCTTGTTGCTCTCTCTGAAGAATTTTTATTGGTAAGAAACCCTGATCAGGTTGCCCtggaaaatatttttgaaattgaaGACGTGAGAATTGGTTCCACTGCGCGCAAGACTATCCCTCTACTGGTAGATCTGTTAAAACCACTTCCTGATAGACCAGGTGCACCTCCGTTGGCTGTGCGTCTCTTGATACAAATTGCAGATGTTAATGATGCAAACAAGTTAATCATGGCTGAAGCTGGGGCGCTGGAGGCTCTAACAAAGTACCTCTCTCTGAGCCCTCAAGACTTGACTGAGGCAACTATTTCTGAGCTACTGAGAATACTATTCAGCAATTCTGATCTTCTCCGGCATGAAGCAGCAGTTAGTTGCACGATACAGCTGATTGCTGTTCTTCATTTGGGGTCAAGAAGTGCAAGGCTGAGTGCTGCTAGGGCTTTAAATGAACTTTTTGATGCTGAGAACATCCGAGATTCTGAAGGATCAATCCAAGCCATTCAGCCATTAGTTGACATGCTTGATTCCGCATTAGAAAGTGAACAGCAAGTTTCTCTTAGCGCCTTGATTAAGTTGACCTCAGAAAGTGATTCAAAAGCATCACTGATGGCTGATCTAGAAAGGAATCCCCTTGGGAGTCTACATAGGATTCTTGCTTCACCTTCTTCATTGGAACTGAAAAGTGATGCTGCCGAGTTATGCTTTGTACTTTTTGGTGATCCAAAAATCAGAGCATTGCCAATTGCTTCTAAATGCGTAGAGCCCCTGGTAATGCTAATGCAATCTGACGCAGAACGAGCTGTGGAATCAGCAGTTTGTGCTTTTGAGAGGTTGTTGGATGATGAGCAGCTAGTGGAGCTTGCATCAGCTTATGATCTTGTTGATCTTCTGGTTCATCTGATTTGTGGCTCAAACCACCGGCTCAGTGACGCAAGTATTTGTGCACTTATTAAGTTGGGTAAAGATCGAACTCCCCGCAAGATGGATATGGTCAAAGCAGGCATAATAGAAAATTGCCTTGAGATACTCCCAACTGCATCCAATTCCTTATGCTCCACTATTGCAGAACTCTTCCGCATATTGACAAACAGTAGTGCTATTTCGAGAAGCCCATCTGCTGCAAAAATTGTAGAACCTCTCTTTATGGTTTTGCTACGGTCAGATTTTGGACTGTGGGGACAGCACAGTGCTTTGCAAACTCTTGTAAACATTCTAGAGAAGCCACAAAGTCTTGCAACTCTGAATCTTTCTCCTAGCCAGGTAATCGAGCCTCTGATTTCCTTTCTTGAATCCCCAGCTCAAGCTATCCAGCAACTTGGAACCGAATTGTTATCTCATCTCCTTGCACAAGAGCATTTTAAGCAGGACATAACTACAAAAAATGCAGTAGTGCCTCTTGTGCAGCTGGCAGGCATTGGTATTTTGAACTTGCAACAGACGGCAATTAGGGCTTTGGAAAATATCTCATTAAGCTGGCCAAAAGCAGTTGCTGATGCTGGTGGTATTTTTGAGCTTGCAAAGGTTATTGTTCAAGATGACCCTGTACCGCCTGTTGCATTGTGGGAGTCAGCGGCTATGGTTCTCTGCAATGTCCTGTGCTCTAACTCTGATTACTACTTCAAAGTTCCCCTGGTGGTTCTTGTAAAGATGCTGCGTTCAACAGTCGAGAGCACCATTACTCTTGCACTAGATGCACTTTTAGTTCATGAAAAGGCTGATATTTCAAGTGCGGAACTGATGGCTGAAGCAGGTGCAATAGATGCCCTTCTGGATCTGCTAAGATCTCACCAGTGTGAAGAAGCATCCGGAAGATTACTTGAAGCTCTTTTCAACAATGTCCGGATACGAGAGTTGAAGGTATCTAAGTATGCAATTGCTCCTCTGGCACAATATTTGTTGGATCCACAGTCTAGATCGCAAGACGGTAGGCTTCTTGCAGCTCTTGCTCTTGGTGATCTCTCTCAGCATGAAGGACTAGCTAGAGCGAGTGATTCTGTCTCAGCCTGTCGAGCTCTGATAAGTTTACTTGAAGATCAACCAACAGAAGAAATGCAAATGGTGGCAATTTGTGCATTGCAAAATTTTGTAATGCGCAGTAGAACCAACAGGAGAGCTGTTGCAGAAGCAGGTGGAATTTTAATGGTTCAAGAACTGCTTTTAGCCCCTAATTCAGAAATTGCAGCACAGGCATCTATGCTCATAAGGTTTTTATTCTCAAATCACACGCTTCAAGAATATGTATCAAACGAGCTTATCAGATCTTTGACAG CTGCACTGGAGAAGGAATTGTGGGCCACAGCAACTGCTAATGAGGAGATTTTGCGGAccattcatgttatattttctAATTTTCCCAAGCTCCATGTTTCTGATGCTGCTACGCTTTGTATCCCTCATCTGGTGTCAGCATTGCAGGCTGGTAATGAGGCTGCACAGGATTCAGTATTGACCACACTATGCTTACTCAAGCAATCATGGTCAACCATGCCGATGGATGTGTCAAAGTCCCAAGCAATGGTTGCAGCTGAAGCCATTCCAATATTGCAGATGCTAATGAAGACTTGCCCACCAAGTTTCCATGATAGAGCAGACAGCCTGTTGCATTGCTTACCAGGTTGTTTGACAGTCACAATCAACCGTGCTAACAATTTAAAGCAGGTGATGGGAGGAACTAATGCTTTTTGTCAATTGACTATTGGCAATGGTCCATCACGGCAAACAAAG